The following proteins are encoded in a genomic region of Haloarcula marina:
- a CDS encoding ATP-binding protein, with amino-acid sequence MSTIIDPKADTQAKIREQLREATEPHEKSCQALGNVEAPNHNDGEELHRHFSIPPLHKYLAAAERNDAAVAKFPRAFVDAIVHTDERDLELLDALAGKVDYDFRDPNPSHEALERYPRYRAKTLEWIADDPDRVRDIRAVKGTDLFVHGEPGGGKSTLALSQVLWRMENNNETCIWAESVDESGTNERTEWLAFAPFATLAIPEGMDTRVRIVPEDVTVDEFEVRPEAIARDVVRYESIQDLVGQLMPGQFYVVFPDPLHRGCREVSKFNYFDYREVTPVDEDGPNQPTDADQWWFAFVAHRISGDTFPHPTFINFDEAGNLLDPDAEKDVHEHYDKLRWFRNKYADARKKRVSFGYQAHALSEVHQFGRQKIRWRLTMNGNKPPIGRTLPGDRSCPLKSDLTSDMDAGEGVIWKAPHFAPIKWPNLKAQAKLDAEVSIDFRNWQEAVGGV; translated from the coding sequence ATGAGTACGATAATCGACCCCAAAGCCGATACGCAGGCGAAGATACGCGAACAGCTACGAGAAGCCACTGAGCCACACGAGAAGTCGTGTCAGGCGCTCGGCAACGTCGAAGCGCCGAACCACAACGACGGCGAGGAGTTGCACCGACACTTCTCGATACCGCCGCTGCACAAGTACCTCGCGGCCGCCGAGCGGAACGACGCCGCGGTCGCGAAGTTCCCGCGGGCGTTCGTCGACGCGATCGTTCACACCGACGAACGCGACCTCGAACTTCTCGATGCGCTGGCGGGGAAGGTCGACTACGACTTTCGCGACCCGAACCCGTCCCACGAGGCACTTGAGAGATACCCGCGCTACCGAGCGAAAACGCTGGAGTGGATAGCCGACGACCCCGACCGCGTTCGAGACATACGCGCGGTGAAAGGCACGGACTTGTTCGTCCACGGCGAACCCGGCGGCGGCAAGAGTACGCTAGCGCTGTCGCAGGTTCTCTGGCGGATGGAAAACAACAACGAGACCTGCATTTGGGCGGAGTCAGTCGACGAGTCCGGTACGAACGAGCGGACTGAGTGGCTGGCGTTCGCGCCGTTCGCGACGCTCGCGATACCGGAAGGCATGGACACGCGTGTCCGTATCGTGCCCGAGGATGTGACCGTCGACGAGTTCGAGGTCCGCCCGGAGGCCATCGCCCGCGACGTGGTTCGCTACGAGTCCATACAGGACCTCGTCGGCCAGTTGATGCCGGGGCAGTTCTACGTCGTCTTTCCCGACCCGTTGCATCGGGGGTGTCGGGAGGTCTCGAAGTTCAACTACTTCGACTACCGCGAAGTGACGCCGGTCGACGAGGACGGGCCGAACCAGCCGACCGACGCCGACCAGTGGTGGTTTGCGTTCGTCGCCCACCGCATCTCGGGCGACACGTTTCCGCATCCGACGTTCATCAACTTCGACGAGGCCGGGAACCTGCTCGACCCCGACGCCGAGAAGGACGTTCACGAGCACTACGACAAACTCCGCTGGTTCCGGAACAAGTACGCCGACGCTCGGAAGAAACGCGTCTCGTTCGGCTATCAGGCCCACGCACTCTCTGAGGTCCACCAGTTCGGCCGACAGAAAATCCGCTGGCGGCTCACGATGAACGGGAACAAGCCGCCCATCGGCCGGACGCTTCCTGGCGACCGCTCGTGTCCGCTGAAGTCCGACCTCACCTCAGACATGGATGCGGGCGAGGGCGTCATCTGGAAAGCGCCGCACTTCGCGCCCATCAAGTGGCCGAATCTGAAGGCACAGGCGAAACTCGACGCCGAGGTCAGCATCGACTTTCGCAATTGGCAGGAGGCGGTCGGCGGTGTCTGA
- a CDS encoding restriction endonuclease: MKGKVLEQIVQKILLNQGYDRLNRDDPKFDPSTGKFEGRGADHELDAFGQYKHSIPFVNPIRLFGEAKCYKPNYSVGVDIIREAITVRKDIDENYESQSGDPAGDRRVECFAVFSTSGFSSSAIKLARAHGIYLVPLGHLRPVVDEILRQHNPQTHKEAENAVNTYFSEIQRNRWHFASITTSYPVALRGTLPEEMLSNTDSLFASATLTDSEVSNATQFHIEDNKTDSQWKLTTEVPTWMLEYAIDWSEDGYLSLVIPTVLNELTRQIRVELISEDLESVL, translated from the coding sequence ATGAAAGGCAAGGTTCTGGAACAAATCGTCCAGAAGATACTCCTCAATCAAGGCTACGACCGGCTTAATCGAGATGACCCGAAGTTTGACCCGAGTACAGGCAAATTCGAGGGTCGTGGGGCGGACCACGAATTAGATGCGTTCGGTCAATACAAGCACTCAATCCCGTTTGTAAATCCGATTCGGCTGTTCGGCGAAGCAAAATGCTACAAACCAAACTACTCTGTCGGAGTTGATATCATTCGCGAGGCGATCACAGTCCGAAAGGACATCGACGAAAATTATGAGAGTCAATCAGGAGATCCAGCAGGTGACCGACGAGTGGAGTGTTTTGCCGTCTTTTCGACCTCAGGATTTTCATCTAGTGCCATCAAATTGGCGCGTGCCCACGGTATCTATCTGGTTCCGCTCGGACATCTCCGTCCTGTTGTAGATGAAATACTTAGACAGCATAATCCACAGACCCATAAAGAAGCTGAAAACGCCGTCAACACGTACTTTTCGGAAATTCAAAGAAATAGGTGGCATTTCGCGAGCATTACAACCAGCTACCCAGTCGCCCTGCGCGGGACGCTCCCCGAGGAAATGTTGTCGAATACTGACTCATTATTTGCTTCTGCAACGCTCACAGATAGTGAGGTATCGAATGCGACTCAGTTCCATATAGAGGACAATAAAACAGATTCACAGTGGAAGTTGACAACTGAGGTCCCGACTTGGATGCTTGAGTATGCTATCGATTGGTCTGAGGACGGATATTTATCACTGGTTATTCCGACGGTACTCAATGAACTTACCCGGCAGATTCGGGTTGAGCTTATTTCTGAAGATTTGGAATCTGTTTTGTAA
- a CDS encoding site-specific integrase, producing the protein MRIEATRGTEHKVWLTDSEIDDLRRATNSQRDDLIIQLGALVGLRAFEIPQVSPVDVKESERGQYRLRVRAGKDTSGNGGKPRDAYLPDSVERDLQRYQNEHNIAPKDSYIDLSQPGVRAVVRRTASRAAKATGDEDFEKVSTHDLRRRFAQRLLVDEQVNPRVVMAVGGWDSFAAIEPYLNAPSEEVIDDAFAEIGHD; encoded by the coding sequence ATGCGAATTGAGGCCACCCGGGGTACGGAACACAAGGTCTGGCTGACCGACAGTGAAATCGATGACCTCCGACGGGCGACGAACAGCCAGCGCGACGACCTGATTATCCAGCTAGGTGCGCTCGTCGGCCTACGTGCCTTCGAAATCCCACAGGTCAGCCCTGTCGACGTGAAAGAGAGCGAGCGCGGGCAGTACCGCCTCCGCGTCCGGGCAGGCAAGGACACGAGCGGTAACGGCGGAAAGCCTCGCGATGCCTACCTCCCCGACAGCGTCGAGCGGGATCTCCAGCGCTACCAGAACGAACACAACATCGCGCCGAAGGACTCATACATCGACCTCTCGCAACCCGGCGTCCGTGCGGTCGTCCGACGGACGGCGAGTCGAGCCGCCAAGGCGACTGGTGACGAAGATTTCGAGAAGGTTAGTACTCACGACCTCCGTCGACGGTTCGCTCAGCGCCTCCTGGTCGACGAGCAGGTAAATCCGCGGGTCGTAATGGCTGTCGGGGGATGGGACAGTTTCGCTGCTATCGAACCCTACCTAAACGCACCCAGTGAGGAAGTCATCGACGACGCGTTTGCTGAGATAGGTCATGATTGA
- a CDS encoding Cdc6/Cdc18 family protein — protein sequence MITDARALRPEYVPRDLQHREGQIDHLSSVLAPSQLSYAENVCIFGPPGVGKTTVAKYTLGQLERERLGIRWAYVSCLSESATGILHAAARNADLGADLRREGTPRSEPLRRLREYDDQIVVILDEVSVLDEEPLLALHEISNVSLVCITTYEDHWFSTLSGQATSRMRSAATVLLDKYSHAELVDILNARVSHGLMTSHVDDDVVPYVADLAAGDARRGIALLRRGVTHVQESDTERLTADIIDETADGVEQDIRSRRVRSLGTHHRLLLRIVEDAGEVDGGTLRERYEREADRPKSDSSRKRYLQLLQQYDLIERFGQKRGTMYRAVRRS from the coding sequence ATGATTACCGACGCCCGAGCGCTCCGCCCTGAGTATGTACCCCGAGACCTCCAACATCGCGAGGGACAGATTGACCACCTTTCGTCTGTCCTCGCACCGTCGCAACTGTCCTACGCCGAGAACGTGTGTATCTTCGGACCGCCGGGCGTCGGTAAGACGACCGTCGCGAAGTACACCCTCGGCCAGCTCGAACGTGAACGTCTCGGGATCCGCTGGGCGTACGTCTCCTGTCTCTCGGAGTCCGCGACGGGTATCCTCCACGCCGCCGCCCGGAACGCCGACCTCGGCGCAGACCTCCGTCGGGAAGGCACGCCACGCTCGGAACCACTGCGTCGCCTCCGTGAGTATGACGACCAAATCGTCGTCATCCTGGACGAGGTGAGTGTCCTCGACGAAGAACCGCTACTGGCGCTGCACGAGATCTCGAACGTGTCGCTCGTGTGTATCACGACCTATGAGGACCACTGGTTCTCGACACTGTCTGGGCAGGCGACCTCTCGTATGCGGTCGGCGGCGACGGTCCTCCTGGACAAGTACAGTCACGCCGAGTTGGTCGATATCCTCAACGCTCGCGTGAGCCACGGGCTCATGACGTCGCACGTCGACGACGATGTGGTTCCGTACGTGGCCGACCTTGCGGCCGGGGACGCTCGTCGCGGTATCGCGTTACTCCGTCGTGGCGTGACCCATGTCCAGGAGAGCGACACCGAGCGACTGACGGCCGACATTATCGACGAGACTGCCGACGGCGTGGAACAGGACATCCGGTCGCGGCGGGTGCGCTCGCTGGGGACACATCATCGGTTGCTGTTGCGGATCGTCGAGGATGCGGGCGAGGTCGACGGTGGGACGCTTCGCGAGCGCTACGAGCGCGAGGCCGACCGGCCGAAATCGGATAGTTCGCGCAAGCGGTATCTTCAACTCCTGCAGCAGTACGACCTCATCGAGCGCTTCGGGCAGAAACGAGGGACGATGTATCGGGCTGTTCGTAGGAGTTGA
- a CDS encoding J domain-containing protein, with product MTGINWPAGFERTPQRRREPNRNFEVRMGQVTEDLATEMNRLNPDEWRASIGNSHTKSNTLPLHNANPEDPGFVLRWTKDGQQFAVACDAYSRLRDNAREVCLWVHETRMRANRAVVTGESEFAAARLPSEDDETVVASPPPHTVLDVAPDAPDDAVEAAFREKAKEVHPDHGGSTEAFRQLKAAKEAMLDA from the coding sequence ATGACCGGCATCAACTGGCCTGCGGGCTTCGAGCGAACTCCCCAGCGTCGCCGTGAACCGAACCGCAACTTCGAGGTGCGGATGGGGCAGGTGACGGAAGACCTCGCGACGGAGATGAACCGCCTCAACCCGGACGAGTGGCGGGCCTCAATCGGCAACAGCCACACGAAGTCGAACACGCTCCCGCTCCATAACGCGAACCCAGAGGACCCCGGATTCGTCCTCCGCTGGACGAAGGATGGGCAACAGTTCGCGGTGGCGTGTGACGCCTACTCCCGCTTGCGAGACAACGCCCGCGAGGTCTGCTTGTGGGTTCACGAAACCCGGATGCGCGCGAACCGGGCGGTCGTCACTGGCGAAAGCGAATTTGCCGCGGCGCGGCTGCCGAGCGAGGACGACGAGACGGTCGTCGCGTCGCCGCCGCCCCACACTGTGCTCGACGTCGCACCCGACGCGCCCGACGACGCAGTGGAAGCCGCCTTTCGCGAGAAAGCGAAAGAGGTCCACCCGGACCACGGCGGGAGTACCGAGGCGTTTCGACAGCTGAAGGCCGCCAAGGAGGCGATGCTCGATGCGTAA